A single genomic interval of Streptomyces sp. NBC_00663 harbors:
- a CDS encoding alpha/beta fold hydrolase: MSGPERSDVLPRAAAAVLSATFAAGLVSGLLRRRRVLRGRGDEQLFETAAGNLVSYQLTEPATAVPGPVVVCEAGLLSTAEHWSWLSRLLAAGHPVLTYNRAGYGRGEYRRTEPFTVAGAAADLHDLVRHACGSRQVVLAGHSLGGYIVLRALESLRDLTTGVVLIDPSHPAELLRSKSQAMGAEAFTFALKLMPGSMALGLGGLLRRPSWVDLLPEGDRRLALDHYRDAKLWRAGVREWHGVYGEFLNHDGSTPKVGVSLCLVAAAVTHDRDPVQAELHGEFVAASPDGRQFLIEDASHDELLLNEKPAREIAALIEDFVAGPAAGGTGEDG; this comes from the coding sequence ATGAGCGGGCCCGAGCGCAGCGACGTACTGCCGCGGGCCGCGGCGGCCGTGCTGAGCGCGACGTTCGCCGCCGGGCTGGTCTCCGGGCTGCTGCGCCGACGCCGGGTGCTGCGCGGCCGGGGCGACGAGCAGCTGTTCGAGACGGCGGCCGGGAACCTCGTCTCCTACCAGCTGACCGAGCCCGCCACCGCCGTACCCGGCCCCGTCGTGGTGTGCGAGGCCGGTCTGCTCTCCACCGCCGAGCACTGGTCCTGGCTGAGCCGCCTGCTGGCCGCCGGGCACCCGGTGCTGACGTACAACAGGGCGGGGTACGGGCGCGGCGAGTACCGCAGGACCGAGCCGTTCACCGTGGCGGGCGCCGCCGCGGACCTGCACGATCTCGTGCGGCATGCCTGTGGGAGCCGCCAGGTGGTGCTGGCCGGGCACTCGCTGGGCGGATACATCGTGCTGCGTGCCCTGGAGTCGCTGCGCGACCTGACCACCGGGGTCGTCCTCATCGACCCCAGCCATCCGGCCGAGCTGCTGCGCTCCAAGTCGCAGGCCATGGGCGCGGAGGCGTTCACCTTCGCGCTCAAGCTGATGCCGGGCTCGATGGCCCTCGGCCTGGGCGGGCTGCTGCGCCGCCCCTCCTGGGTGGACCTGTTGCCCGAGGGCGACCGGCGACTCGCCCTCGACCACTACCGCGACGCGAAGCTGTGGCGGGCCGGGGTGCGTGAATGGCACGGCGTGTACGGGGAGTTCCTGAACCACGACGGTTCGACACCCAAGGTCGGCGTGTCCCTGTGCCTGGTGGCGGCGGCCGTGACCCATGACCGCGACCCCGTCCAGGCCGAACTGCACGGCGAGTTCGTCGCCGCGTCCCCGGACGGGCGGCAGTTCCTGATCGAGGACGCGAGCCACGACGAGCTGCTCCTCAACGAGAAACCGGCGCGCGAGATCGCCGCGCTGATCGAGGACTTCGTCGCCGGACCGGCGGCCGGCGGCACGGGGGAGGACGGCTGA